The region CTAGATAGTGTCAATACGATTCCACACCAATTTACTACGGTAAATGCGCAAGAGGCATTTGTTGCCGATTTTGTTTTGATTGAAAAAAGACAGTCCAAAATACAACGCTTGAGAGGGACACGCGGACACAGAGTAAAAAAGGAGATTAGAAAAAGGAAACGCGCGCAAAGAAAATCGAAAAACAAAAGCAATTAAGATTCTGATAAAGCGGCAGCCAGCGCGAATTTTATCTCCGTATAAGTGTATTCGTCGCCCAGAGCGTTTTTAATTTCACCCAATTTGTACGTATTCAACTTTTTGGCTACTTCCAGGATGTGACTGGACTTTTCATCACTTACAAATTGCGACGCACTTAAAAAACCCTTTGCTACATATGGAACTAAATGTCCTTCGATGGTACTCAGCGCCATGCCACGCATTTTGGCAATACTTTCCACATCGTGACCATCCTTGAATAAGAGAAAACTTTGCTCTTGCGTTGAGACTTTACTTTCTAATGTTGATTCTTCTTCTTCACTTGATTTTTCCTTTCGCTTTTTTCTTCGTTCTCTGCGTGCCTGCAATTTTTCCTCCCGCTCCATTTCATATTCGGCATCACGTTGTAAACAAGCAGTCAATTTTTGTTCTCTCGCATTAGAATTGACTAAAGCTTTTATTTCTTCTTTCTGTACAGATTTTCCCTCCGGAATATTTTTAGAAAACAAAACGGCCTTCTTTAACTCAACACTCTTGAGAAAGCATACCGCTTCAAGTTCTAATAATTCTTCTAAATACACTTTGATTCTCTTCTCCTTGTTGAGCTCTTTAACTTTATTCAATATTTGCTCTTGCAAATCAGACAAAATCGGTTCAAAATAATTGATGGCGGCTTCTATCCGCTCATTTAATAATTTGAAATCAGGAACACCCGACCCGAGTATAGCATTTATTTGTGTTAAAAATTTACTGCCATTGGTTTGCAAACTTTCTGTCTTATCCTTCAGTTGTAGTGCCCACTCTTTCTGCGGTGTTTTCGCTGATTTCTTTTTATCCTGGTCATAAGAAATGGCATGATTTTGAAACACATTATTTAAATTATAAAAATCAAAGGCCTTGAGTAAAACATCCCGTAAATAATCCGTTTGTGAATTATCGATTTGCCTCACCAATTCTTCCTGATCTTGCTTTGAATCGGAAAACGACTTTACATGCGCATCTGTTTCTATCCCTTTGTAATTAATCCGCTCATTTAATACCAATCCATTTAAACTCCGCAAACGCGACAAAGCCACGTATGCTTGTCCCGGCGCAAAGACCTTATCAATATCAATAATTGCTTTATCAAATGTGAGTCCTTGACTTTTATGAACAGTAATGGCCCAAGCCAACTTTAAAGGATACTGTAGAAACTTACCCACTACCTTTTCGGTAATCTCACCGCTTGTAACATCTAAGGAATATTTAATATTTTGCCATTCATACCTTTCAACTGATATGGGTTTCGTTGAGTCATTACATGCAACCAAAATTTCTTTCTCAGTAAGATTTTCAACCACGCCAATTTTTCCGTTAAAAAACCGCTGCGCACCACTCGGATCATTTTTCACAAACATGACTTGTGCGCCCACTTTTAATTCCATGTTTAATTCAACAGGAAAAGAATTTTCGTTGAAGTCACCCTCAATAATCGCTTTATAAAAATAGGATGAAGATTTTAATTCATTTAAATACTCCTTATTAATCCGATCCGCTTTTATATTATGTGTGGTTAAGGTAATGTAATTCTCTTCCGGCTTTGGCTTAAATCCTTCCTTATAATAAGAGTTCAGTAATGCTATATCATCCACCGTTAACTTATTACTTCGAAGATGATTTAACAGTTGTAT is a window of Bacteroidota bacterium DNA encoding:
- a CDS encoding helix-turn-helix domain-containing protein, with protein sequence MESVEKSPAEIAAAFINRTNKNVFLTGKAGTGKTTFLKHIVGSTHKKCVVAAPTGIAAINAGGVTLHSLFQLPFGAFVPGPLPAGGLSQYIKVNDKNSLLKELQLNSVKRNLLREIELLIIDEVSMLRSDLLDAIDVILRSVRRNYNSPFGGLQILFIGDLLQLPPVVKEEEWQLLQRYYNSPYFFDALVLRQYKPVYVELNKIYRQDDETFIQLLNHLRSNKLTVDDIALLNSYYKEGFKPKPEENYITLTTHNIKADRINKEYLNELKSSSYFYKAIIEGDFNENSFPVELNMELKVGAQVMFVKNDPSGAQRFFNGKIGVVENLTEKEILVACNDSTKPISVERYEWQNIKYSLDVTSGEITEKVVGKFLQYPLKLAWAITVHKSQGLTFDKAIIDIDKVFAPGQAYVALSRLRSLNGLVLNERINYKGIETDAHVKSFSDSKQDQEELVRQIDNSQTDYLRDVLLKAFDFYNLNNVFQNHAISYDQDKKKSAKTPQKEWALQLKDKTESLQTNGSKFLTQINAILGSGVPDFKLLNERIEAAINYFEPILSDLQEQILNKVKELNKEKRIKVYLEELLELEAVCFLKSVELKKAVLFSKNIPEGKSVQKEEIKALVNSNAREQKLTACLQRDAEYEMEREEKLQARRERRKKRKEKSSEEEESTLESKVSTQEQSFLLFKDGHDVESIAKMRGMALSTIEGHLVPYVAKGFLSASQFVSDEKSSHILEVAKKLNTYKLGEIKNALGDEYTYTEIKFALAAALSES